A part of Saccopteryx bilineata isolate mSacBil1 chromosome 8, mSacBil1_pri_phased_curated, whole genome shotgun sequence genomic DNA contains:
- the CSTA gene encoding cystatin-A → MMPGGLTKAKPATPEIQDIVNEVKPQLEEETNETYEEFEAVEYKTQVVAGVNYFIKVRVGQDIYIHIKVFKPLPQQQQSLKLTGYQTDKSKDDELTGF, encoded by the exons ATGATGCCTGGAGGTTTAACTAAAGCCAAACCTGCCACTCCAGAAATCCAGGACATAGTCAATGAG gttAAACCACAgcttgaagaagaaacaaatgagacTTATGAAGAATTTGAAGCTGTCGAATATAAAACTCAAGTGGTGGCTGGAGTAAATTACTTCATTAAG gtgCGGGTAGGTCAAGATATTTATATTCACATAAAAGTATTCAAACCTCTTCCTCAACAACAGCAGTCTTTGAAACTTACTGGCTACCAGACTGACAAGAGCAAGGATGATGAGCTGACTGGCTTTTAG